The following proteins are co-located in the Nocardia bhagyanarayanae genome:
- a CDS encoding DUF3349 domain-containing protein encodes MTDHNQTSRPKVLGRVLGWLRAGYPQGIPQSDYVALFAVLHRHLTDYEVAAVAQELAAGNPDSEISHEDIVAAIARIAKEQPDEHDVARVAAQLEAGGWALAEPLTDDD; translated from the coding sequence TTGACCGATCACAACCAAACCTCACGCCCCAAGGTCCTCGGCCGCGTCCTCGGCTGGTTGCGCGCCGGATATCCGCAGGGCATTCCGCAGTCGGACTACGTCGCGCTGTTCGCGGTGCTGCACCGCCATCTCACCGACTACGAGGTAGCCGCCGTCGCTCAGGAACTGGCAGCCGGCAATCCCGACTCCGAGATCAGCCACGAGGACATCGTTGCGGCGATCGCCAGGATCGCCAAGGAACAGCCGGACGAGCACGACGTCGCCAGGGTCGCCGCGCAGCTCGAGGCAGGCGGCTGGGCGCTCGCCGAACCGCTGACCGACGACGACTGA
- a CDS encoding DUF3349 domain-containing protein, translating to MPPFLNAIIEWLRAGYPDGVPESDYIPLLALLRRRLSEDEVRQIATELIGTGALPADETDIQVMITKVTNEMPSEDDVARVRARVEANAWPEYGSG from the coding sequence ATGCCGCCTTTCCTGAACGCCATCATCGAGTGGCTGCGGGCCGGATATCCGGACGGTGTCCCGGAGTCCGACTACATCCCGCTGCTCGCGCTGCTGCGCCGTCGCCTGTCCGAGGACGAGGTCAGGCAGATCGCCACCGAGCTGATCGGCACCGGCGCGCTGCCCGCCGACGAGACCGACATCCAGGTCATGATCACCAAGGTGACCAACGAGATGCCTTCGGAAGACGACGTCGCAAGGGTGCGCGCCCGCGTGGAAGCCAACGCCTGGCCGGAGTACGGGAGCGGGTGA
- a CDS encoding DUF397 domain-containing protein, protein MSSVSSAETGWFKSSYSSDSVACVQVKFEPGRVLVRDTKYRGEASARPMLACSPAEWAALTAGIRAGEFDRD, encoded by the coding sequence ATGAGCAGCGTGTCGTCAGCCGAGACGGGCTGGTTCAAGTCGTCGTATTCCAGCGATTCGGTGGCCTGCGTGCAGGTCAAGTTCGAACCGGGGCGGGTGCTTGTCCGGGATACCAAGTACCGGGGCGAGGCGAGCGCCCGGCCGATGCTCGCCTGCTCGCCCGCCGAGTGGGCGGCGCTCACCGCGGGCATTCGCGCGGGCGAATTCGACAGGGACTGA
- a CDS encoding helix-turn-helix domain-containing protein: MAPLSPTVARRELMLRIGRRRKQNDVSVSAIAKELGFSISYWSKVEKERVLAESKLDELMKLLDFDAAEREELHELRDIARQRGWWTSYSGLLSDEISRLYGLEHGADSVRTYESILIPGLLQTADYARALIANDRARIRQVEIERLVEIRLRRQQRLQGPDPLRVTAIVNEAALTQQIGGPEVMFDQVRHLATLLEEHMDTIDLRIIPFEATGGGLLGGATFHLLGFDKSVPPDVAWTETLVHHGVIEDTEPVRHLDTLFANAMAEQALSREESFAALKRKMSGASGGAR; encoded by the coding sequence ATGGCACCACTCTCGCCGACGGTCGCGCGTCGGGAACTGATGCTCCGCATCGGGCGGAGGCGTAAGCAGAACGACGTCAGCGTGTCCGCGATCGCCAAGGAGCTCGGCTTCTCCATCTCCTATTGGTCGAAAGTGGAGAAGGAACGCGTCCTAGCCGAATCCAAACTCGACGAGCTGATGAAGCTACTCGACTTCGACGCGGCCGAACGTGAAGAGCTGCACGAACTTCGCGACATCGCCAGGCAGCGCGGGTGGTGGACGAGCTACTCCGGCCTGCTGTCTGACGAGATCAGCCGCCTGTACGGTCTCGAACACGGCGCCGACAGCGTGCGCACCTACGAAAGCATCCTGATCCCCGGCCTTTTGCAGACCGCCGACTACGCCCGCGCGCTGATCGCCAACGATCGCGCGCGGATCCGTCAGGTCGAGATCGAACGGCTGGTGGAGATCCGGCTGCGCCGCCAGCAGCGGCTCCAGGGCCCAGATCCGTTGCGCGTCACCGCGATCGTCAACGAGGCCGCGCTGACCCAGCAGATCGGCGGTCCGGAGGTCATGTTCGATCAGGTTCGCCATCTGGCGACGCTGCTCGAGGAGCACATGGACACCATCGACTTGCGGATCATTCCGTTCGAGGCGACCGGTGGCGGCTTGCTCGGCGGCGCGACGTTCCATCTGCTCGGCTTCGACAAGTCGGTGCCGCCGGATGTCGCGTGGACCGAGACGCTGGTCCACCACGGCGTCATCGAGGACACCGAGCCGGTGCGGCATCTCGACACGTTGTTCGCGAACGCCATGGCCGAACAAGCGCTTTCGCGCGAGGAATCGTTTGCGGCGCTGAAGCGCAAGATGTCCGGCGCATCCGGCGGGGCGCGGTAG
- a CDS encoding DUF4254 domain-containing protein, with protein MEPLPSKKQVLKAFRAKPSEEHPVLQSAHTLGELHVRRLRTEADATGDIDQSRVHLVLGIDRWVATELPPAHGGAHMHTESVGMVIDRLAQFSARAFASLVSEPDWIVHDDWERLAELALGYQDLALEVSAGIRRLPYLGGPCR; from the coding sequence GTGGAACCACTGCCATCGAAAAAGCAAGTGCTCAAGGCGTTTCGCGCCAAGCCGAGCGAGGAACATCCGGTTTTGCAATCCGCCCACACACTCGGGGAGCTGCACGTGCGGCGACTGCGCACCGAGGCCGACGCGACCGGGGACATCGATCAGAGCCGAGTGCACCTGGTGCTCGGCATCGATCGCTGGGTCGCCACCGAGCTGCCGCCCGCGCACGGCGGCGCGCACATGCACACCGAATCCGTCGGCATGGTGATCGATCGCCTCGCCCAGTTCTCCGCCCGCGCCTTCGCCTCGCTGGTGTCGGAACCGGATTGGATCGTGCACGACGACTGGGAACGGCTCGCCGAATTGGCGCTCGGCTACCAAGATTTGGCGCTCGAGGTGTCGGCGGGTATTCGTCGGCTGCCCTACCTCGGCGGCCCGTGCCGGTGA
- a CDS encoding class II fructose-bisphosphate aldolase, which yields MPLTPVPDLIAAARPGGLGAFNVITLEHAEAIAAAAEDAKRPVVMQISENTVRYHGSLAPLGLACLRIAADSSASIAVHLDHATSVELVTAAVELGVGSVMFDASTLDYAANVAATAEVARRCRERGVFVEAELGEIGGKDGAHAPGVRTDPDEAVEFVAATGVDALAVAVGSAHAMHARTAELDLELIAKLAAKVPVPLVLHGSSGVPDDGLRAAVEHGMTKVNIATRLNVLMTEAVRSAVTRDAELSDPRKYLAPGRAAVRAEVEHFLRLLANRPYGPHRHGPPR from the coding sequence ATGCCGCTGACCCCTGTACCGGATTTGATCGCGGCCGCGAGACCCGGCGGCCTCGGCGCGTTCAACGTGATCACGCTGGAACACGCCGAGGCCATCGCCGCTGCCGCCGAGGACGCGAAACGTCCAGTGGTCATGCAGATTTCGGAGAACACCGTCCGCTATCACGGCTCCCTGGCTCCGCTCGGTCTGGCGTGCTTACGGATCGCCGCGGACAGCTCCGCGTCCATCGCGGTGCACTTGGATCACGCCACTTCCGTCGAACTCGTCACGGCCGCTGTCGAACTCGGCGTCGGATCGGTCATGTTCGACGCGTCCACGCTCGACTACGCCGCGAACGTGGCCGCCACCGCCGAGGTCGCGCGCCGGTGCCGTGAGCGCGGCGTGTTCGTCGAAGCCGAACTCGGCGAGATCGGCGGCAAGGACGGCGCGCACGCTCCCGGCGTCCGCACCGATCCGGACGAGGCCGTCGAATTCGTCGCCGCGACGGGCGTCGACGCACTGGCCGTCGCGGTCGGTTCCGCCCACGCCATGCACGCCCGCACCGCCGAACTCGACCTCGAACTGATCGCCAAGCTGGCCGCGAAAGTCCCTGTGCCGCTGGTTCTGCACGGCTCCTCCGGGGTGCCGGACGACGGCCTGCGCGCCGCTGTCGAGCACGGCATGACGAAGGTCAACATCGCGACCCGGCTCAATGTGCTGATGACCGAGGCGGTCCGGTCCGCCGTCACCCGCGACGCCGAACTGTCCGACCCGCGCAAGTACCTCGCGCCGGGCCGCGCCGCCGTTCGCGCCGAGGTAGAGCACTTCCTCCGCCTGCTCGCCAACCGACCATACGGCCCTCACCGGCACGGGCCGCCGAGGTAG
- a CDS encoding 1-phosphofructokinase: protein MVDVILTVTMNPAYDMTYRVERFERGQAHRVRSVEQRIGGKGINVTRVLNQLGKYARATGFSDHAFAAAAELEMPVDFVHALPWVRRTVVISESRDGTATALWEPGARVSNPHAAEQLAIRVSGLLPDINGLVVSGSLPGGIDPGLPAELARSAVAAGVPTICDVDGEALRLAAEVPGVILMPNTGELECLSGRTPSTPEEVVAAARPLIDRGVRAVVATRGAKGMIAVTADGAWVATLPEPLAGNPTGAGDSAAAAVIAALSTRAEPDWAAILTDAVATAAAAVVIPVAGEIDRCLRTRLAPTVRIDKLAAPESEETTP from the coding sequence GTGGTTGACGTGATCCTCACTGTGACAATGAATCCCGCTTACGACATGACCTATCGTGTCGAGCGTTTCGAGCGGGGACAGGCGCACCGCGTCCGCTCCGTCGAGCAGCGCATCGGCGGCAAGGGCATCAACGTGACGCGGGTGCTGAACCAGCTCGGCAAGTACGCGAGGGCGACCGGTTTCTCCGATCACGCCTTCGCGGCGGCCGCCGAGCTGGAGATGCCGGTCGACTTCGTGCACGCGCTGCCATGGGTCCGGCGGACGGTGGTGATCAGCGAGTCCCGCGACGGCACCGCCACCGCGCTGTGGGAACCCGGCGCTCGCGTCTCGAATCCGCATGCCGCCGAGCAGCTCGCCATCCGGGTCTCCGGCCTGCTACCCGATATCAACGGCCTCGTCGTCTCTGGATCGCTACCGGGCGGGATAGATCCCGGCCTACCCGCCGAGCTCGCCCGATCGGCGGTCGCCGCGGGGGTGCCGACCATCTGCGACGTCGATGGCGAGGCGCTGCGGCTGGCGGCGGAGGTCCCCGGAGTGATACTGATGCCCAATACCGGGGAGCTGGAGTGCCTTTCCGGTCGCACGCCGAGTACGCCGGAGGAGGTGGTTGCGGCCGCCCGCCCGCTGATCGATCGCGGCGTGCGAGCCGTCGTTGCCACCCGCGGCGCCAAGGGCATGATCGCGGTGACGGCCGACGGCGCGTGGGTCGCGACGCTGCCTGAGCCGCTGGCCGGAAACCCCACCGGCGCAGGCGATTCCGCGGCAGCGGCCGTGATCGCGGCGCTGTCAACCCGCGCCGAACCCGACTGGGCGGCCATCCTCACCGACGCCGTGGCCACCGCGGCGGCGGCCGTCGTCATCCCGGTGGCCGGGGAGATCGACCGCTGCCTGCGCACCCGGCTCGCACCGACCGTCCGGATCGACAAGCTCGCCGCCCCGGAATCCGAAGAGACCACGCCATGA
- a CDS encoding N-acetylglucosamine-6-phosphate deacetylase, translating into MTGTSNGLEIRGRIISASFDLNDGVVTVQGDRIVAVRPMAEWLAFHPDSAPPKFSGLIVPGLVDIHNHGGFGHRFDTVDADEARAAAGFHHSRGSTTVLASVVTGPAADMVAQIATLRGLAADGTIGGIHAEGPFLAIARCGAQDARYLRDPDPALTDEMLAAADGHLRVCTIAPELPGYDAVARLLTDNDVVISLGHSDTDFARFQQALAPTGSARLVTHLANGMPPLHHRNAGPIAAALTAAAHAHAVVELIGDGVHVDAGFGAMVFAAAPRQVALITDAMQAAGMPDGEYQLGPQAVRVIDGVARVANRSIAGGTSTLAQCLSWAVRDCGVPLPDAVRAATAVPAAAAGLSDVGDLRTDQYADLLIVDDDLQLRRVLRRGQWLT; encoded by the coding sequence ATGACCGGCACCTCCAACGGCCTCGAGATTCGCGGCCGAATCATCTCGGCCTCGTTCGACCTGAACGACGGCGTCGTAACCGTGCAAGGCGACCGGATCGTCGCGGTCCGGCCGATGGCCGAATGGCTTGCCTTCCATCCGGATTCGGCCCCACCGAAGTTCTCCGGCCTGATCGTCCCCGGCCTGGTGGACATCCACAACCACGGCGGCTTCGGCCACCGCTTCGACACCGTCGACGCGGACGAAGCGCGCGCGGCCGCCGGATTCCACCACTCGCGCGGATCGACGACGGTGCTCGCCAGCGTGGTCACCGGCCCCGCGGCCGACATGGTCGCCCAGATCGCGACACTGCGCGGCCTCGCCGCCGACGGCACGATCGGCGGAATCCACGCCGAGGGACCGTTTCTCGCGATCGCCCGCTGTGGCGCCCAGGACGCGCGCTACCTGCGCGACCCGGACCCGGCACTGACCGACGAGATGCTTGCCGCCGCCGACGGACACCTGCGCGTCTGCACCATCGCGCCGGAGCTGCCCGGCTACGACGCGGTCGCGCGGCTCCTCACCGACAACGACGTGGTGATCTCACTCGGCCACAGCGACACCGATTTCGCGCGCTTCCAGCAGGCACTCGCGCCGACTGGATCGGCGCGCCTGGTGACCCACCTGGCCAACGGTATGCCGCCGCTGCACCACCGCAACGCGGGACCGATCGCCGCGGCGCTGACGGCCGCCGCCCACGCCCACGCGGTGGTCGAGCTGATCGGCGACGGGGTGCACGTCGACGCGGGTTTCGGCGCAATGGTTTTCGCGGCCGCGCCACGACAGGTCGCGCTGATCACCGACGCCATGCAGGCCGCGGGCATGCCCGACGGCGAGTATCAGCTGGGGCCGCAAGCCGTCCGGGTGATCGACGGTGTGGCCCGAGTGGCCAACAGGTCGATCGCGGGCGGTACTTCGACTCTGGCGCAATGCCTTTCCTGGGCGGTCCGGGATTGCGGCGTGCCGCTGCCCGACGCGGTGCGCGCCGCGACCGCCGTACCAGCCGCCGCCGCCGGACTGTCCGACGTGGGCGATCTCCGGACCGACCAGTACGCCGACCTGCTGATTGTCGATGACGACCTACAGTTGCGCCGGGTGCTCAGACGTGGACAGTGGTTGACGTGA
- a CDS encoding ROK family protein, translating to MDRHRVGGSAPAPALGADSREPGGRAAGSDAPGSNASTLGTEASPAGSDAPTPSTPATILDANALTLGLDVGGTTIKGEIADASGAILAAGTVPTPRGETAFAAMGDLGDSLLAELPADRRDRLGRAAVLLPGIVDTTRSIAVFSGNVGWRDVHVGDRFTRRWGVPVLIEHDVAVAGWAEWRFGAGRDHGDVLVIVLGTGVSGTLSVGGRLVRSAFGQAGEYGHIPVRPADGLPCPCGNVGCVETLASAAAIARNYARSSGREVSGAARVFGRLPDDPHAVRVVDDAVAALADGLLGIIHAACPELVVLGGGLAGAGAALSERLQAALEQRLRVVPVPKVVLGEFGARAGLAGATLFARHGALT from the coding sequence ATGGACAGGCATCGCGTCGGCGGCAGCGCACCCGCGCCTGCGCTCGGCGCGGACAGCCGCGAGCCGGGCGGACGCGCGGCCGGTTCTGATGCGCCAGGTTCGAATGCGTCGACGCTGGGCACCGAGGCGTCGCCAGCAGGCTCCGACGCACCGACGCCGAGCACTCCGGCGACGATCTTGGACGCGAATGCGCTCACGCTGGGTTTGGACGTCGGTGGTACCACCATCAAAGGCGAGATCGCCGACGCCTCCGGCGCGATCCTCGCGGCGGGCACGGTGCCGACCCCGCGCGGTGAGACGGCGTTCGCGGCGATGGGCGATCTCGGCGACAGCTTGCTCGCCGAATTGCCTGCGGATCGGCGCGACCGGCTCGGCCGGGCCGCGGTCCTCCTGCCCGGCATCGTCGACACCACGCGATCGATCGCCGTCTTCAGCGGCAACGTCGGCTGGCGCGACGTGCACGTCGGCGATCGCTTCACCCGGCGCTGGGGCGTGCCGGTGTTGATCGAACACGATGTGGCCGTCGCGGGTTGGGCCGAATGGCGTTTCGGCGCGGGGCGCGATCACGGCGACGTTCTGGTGATCGTGCTCGGCACCGGCGTCAGCGGCACGCTCTCCGTCGGCGGCCGGTTGGTGCGCAGCGCCTTCGGGCAGGCGGGCGAATACGGCCACATCCCCGTGCGGCCCGCCGACGGATTGCCCTGTCCCTGCGGAAATGTCGGCTGCGTGGAGACTCTCGCCTCCGCCGCGGCCATCGCACGCAACTACGCTCGTTCGTCCGGTCGTGAAGTAAGCGGGGCGGCACGGGTTTTCGGACGGCTGCCGGACGATCCCCACGCCGTGCGGGTGGTGGACGATGCCGTCGCCGCGCTCGCGGACGGACTGCTCGGCATCATCCACGCGGCCTGCCCCGAACTCGTCGTGCTCGGCGGCGGGTTGGCCGGTGCGGGCGCCGCGCTCAGCGAACGATTGCAGGCGGCATTGGAGCAGCGTCTCCGCGTGGTGCCGGTGCCGAAGGTGGTGCTCGGCGAATTCGGCGCACGCGCCGGGCTCGCCGGCGCCACGCTCTTCGCCAGGCACGGAGCACTGACGTGA
- a CDS encoding SIS domain-containing protein — translation MPPADHATASHLAAEVATQPDDWARAATIAADHQALLPQPGERLAVIGCGTSLFMSRAIAALREDAGQGLTDAWPASQVRGGRDYDRYLVICRSGTTTEVVSAMREIPSHIPRTVICSSPGTPVLELGDPILIDEVDEESVVQTRFATTTLAILRWHLGEDLGPAVEQARAVLAEDPAESLAGVRWAEQITFVGMGFAGALAEEAGLKLRESCQSWAESYLATEYRHGPISIAAPGRAVWALGPLIPDFAADVAATGAHLEHRDIDPMAELVRVHRLCVARAADLGLDPDHPRSLNRSVVLDQ, via the coding sequence GTGCCGCCCGCTGACCACGCCACCGCATCCCACCTGGCCGCCGAGGTTGCCACCCAGCCCGACGACTGGGCACGCGCCGCAACGATCGCCGCCGACCACCAGGCCCTGCTCCCGCAGCCGGGCGAACGACTCGCCGTGATCGGCTGCGGCACTTCACTGTTCATGTCGCGCGCCATCGCCGCGCTACGCGAGGATGCGGGCCAGGGCCTGACCGACGCGTGGCCGGCCAGTCAGGTGCGCGGCGGCCGCGACTACGACCGCTACCTGGTCATCTGCCGATCGGGCACCACCACCGAAGTGGTCTCGGCGATGCGCGAGATCCCGTCGCACATCCCGCGCACGGTGATCTGCAGCAGTCCCGGCACCCCGGTGCTGGAGCTGGGCGATCCCATCCTCATCGATGAGGTCGACGAAGAATCTGTCGTGCAGACCCGTTTCGCCACTACCACGCTCGCGATACTGCGCTGGCATCTCGGCGAGGACCTCGGCCCCGCCGTCGAACAGGCGCGCGCCGTCCTGGCCGAAGATCCCGCCGAATCGCTGGCCGGGGTGCGCTGGGCGGAGCAGATCACGTTCGTGGGCATGGGTTTCGCGGGCGCGCTGGCCGAGGAGGCCGGGCTCAAGCTGCGCGAGTCCTGCCAGTCCTGGGCCGAGTCGTATCTCGCGACGGAATACCGGCACGGCCCGATCAGCATCGCCGCTCCCGGTCGCGCGGTCTGGGCGCTCGGGCCGCTGATCCCGGATTTCGCCGCCGACGTCGCCGCCACAGGGGCCCACCTAGAACACCGTGACATCGATCCGATGGCGGAACTGGTCCGCGTGCACCGCCTCTGCGTCGCGCGCGCCGCCGACCTCGGCCTCGACCCCGACCATCCGCGCAGCCTGAACCGCTCGGTTGTCCTGGACCAGTGA
- a CDS encoding extracellular solute-binding protein produces MKRPLHRLLTGAALATGLAVAVASCGFGSNDSADSDTTINFLAPVYSDGATGTKALWDGIIADFERQNPGLKVNLQLESWNSINDVVRTKLQSPSTTPDILNIDAYASFAGDGMLYPAAEVVSPQVLADIQPGFAKNASLDGTQYALPLFASTRTLFYNTDLFARAGVAAPPKTWSELTEAAAKIQALGDGVSGYGLPLGSEEAQGETSIWTFGAGGDWSNGGDITVDTPANLEGVRAMRTLIDANATQPNPGATDRKDVINAFIQGKVGMIEGLPPTIGQIAAKNPELKYATAPSPTKSGQPVTLGVADHLMAFKKDGRKTETIKKFLDHFYSASVYANFVKHEGFIPITQSGAAELAQDPVTKAFAATLPVAKFYPSNNPKWAAAQGAIRQQMGTIAQGADPAQVLARIQEAAK; encoded by the coding sequence GTGAAACGACCACTCCACCGCCTGCTCACGGGCGCCGCGCTGGCCACCGGCCTCGCCGTCGCGGTCGCCTCGTGCGGCTTCGGCTCCAACGATTCCGCCGACTCCGACACCACGATCAACTTCCTGGCCCCGGTCTACAGCGACGGCGCCACCGGAACCAAGGCGCTCTGGGACGGGATCATCGCCGATTTCGAGCGACAGAATCCCGGCCTGAAGGTGAATCTCCAGCTGGAATCATGGAACTCGATCAACGACGTGGTGCGGACCAAACTCCAGTCACCCTCCACCACGCCCGACATCCTGAACATCGACGCCTACGCCAGCTTCGCGGGTGACGGAATGCTCTACCCCGCAGCCGAAGTCGTCTCTCCGCAGGTGCTCGCGGACATCCAGCCCGGCTTCGCGAAGAACGCCTCGCTCGACGGAACCCAGTACGCGCTACCGCTGTTCGCCTCCACCCGCACGCTGTTCTACAACACCGACCTGTTCGCGCGCGCCGGCGTCGCCGCGCCGCCCAAGACCTGGTCCGAGCTGACCGAGGCCGCAGCGAAGATCCAGGCGCTCGGCGATGGCGTCTCGGGTTACGGTCTGCCGCTCGGCAGCGAGGAGGCGCAGGGCGAGACCTCGATCTGGACCTTCGGCGCAGGCGGCGACTGGTCCAACGGCGGCGATATCACCGTCGACACTCCCGCCAACCTGGAGGGTGTCCGGGCGATGCGCACTCTCATCGATGCCAATGCGACGCAACCGAATCCGGGCGCGACCGACCGCAAGGACGTGATCAACGCCTTCATCCAGGGCAAGGTCGGCATGATCGAGGGCCTGCCGCCCACCATCGGCCAGATCGCCGCCAAGAATCCCGAGCTGAAGTACGCGACCGCGCCGTCGCCGACCAAGTCCGGCCAGCCGGTGACCCTCGGCGTCGCCGATCACCTGATGGCATTCAAGAAGGACGGCAGGAAGACCGAGACGATCAAGAAGTTCCTCGACCACTTCTACTCCGCGAGCGTCTACGCGAACTTCGTGAAGCACGAGGGCTTCATCCCGATCACCCAGAGCGGCGCGGCCGAGCTGGCGCAGGATCCGGTCACCAAGGCGTTCGCAGCGACGCTTCCGGTGGCCAAGTTCTACCCGAGCAACAACCCGAAATGGGCGGCCGCGCAGGGCGCCATCCGGCAGCAGATGGGCACCATCGCGCAGGGCGCGGACCCGGCACAGGTGCTGGCCCGCATTCAGGAAGCCGCGAAGTAG
- a CDS encoding carbohydrate ABC transporter permease encodes MLRAVPWLGPALLLIVAIVAFPVGYMLWTSTRDLSAYGQDRGPAGLANFRALFDIGELGTVLAHTVVWVVSVVLITLVLSAGLAQFLNKDFPGRTAVRMAILVPWAASVVMTTTIFYYMLDPDVGIANRFLVDIGLLDRGYGFTKQPTQAFLVAIGVAVFVSIPFTTYTILAGLQSIPAEIEEAGRVDGAGPWQRYRYLTLPQLRPAIAVATVINIINVFNSLPILQVITGSIAGFSADTTTTLTFKLIRQNQQIDTAAAMSVLNFALIVVIIAIYVKLVRPTRQVDA; translated from the coding sequence ATGCTGAGGGCGGTCCCGTGGCTCGGGCCCGCCCTGCTGCTGATCGTGGCGATCGTCGCGTTCCCGGTCGGCTACATGCTGTGGACGAGCACGAGGGACCTCAGCGCCTACGGTCAGGACCGTGGGCCCGCCGGGCTGGCGAACTTCCGCGCCCTGTTCGACATCGGTGAACTCGGCACGGTGCTCGCGCACACGGTGGTCTGGGTGGTCAGCGTCGTGCTGATCACCCTGGTGCTCTCGGCCGGGCTCGCCCAGTTCCTGAACAAGGACTTTCCCGGGCGCACCGCCGTGCGGATGGCGATCCTGGTGCCGTGGGCCGCCTCGGTGGTGATGACGACGACGATCTTCTACTACATGCTCGATCCAGACGTCGGCATCGCCAACCGGTTCCTCGTCGACATCGGGCTGCTGGATCGCGGTTACGGGTTCACCAAGCAGCCGACGCAGGCCTTCCTGGTGGCGATCGGCGTCGCGGTGTTCGTCTCGATACCGTTCACCACCTACACGATTCTTGCCGGGCTGCAATCGATTCCGGCCGAGATCGAGGAGGCGGGCCGAGTCGACGGCGCCGGTCCGTGGCAGCGCTACCGCTACCTCACGCTGCCGCAGTTGCGCCCGGCCATCGCCGTCGCGACCGTCATCAACATCATCAACGTGTTCAACTCGCTGCCGATCCTGCAGGTGATCACGGGCAGCATCGCGGGCTTCTCCGCGGACACCACGACGACGCTGACGTTCAAGCTCATCCGGCAGAACCAGCAGATCGACACCGCCGCCGCGATGAGCGTGCTGAACTTCGCGCTGATCGTGGTGATCATCGCGATCTACGTGAAACTGGTCCGGCCGACGCGGCAGGTGGACGCATGA
- a CDS encoding carbohydrate ABC transporter permease, with protein sequence MTAETEVRVLDEKPTATTEEAPVRAKRRRWELTAIGVVIALIFLTPFVVMVLGSLKSRAEILRIPPTYLPQTWHPDNYATMWDTPETPLPFNMVSTVVIAVSATVLVLLVAIPAAYHTARHRFPGRAAFLGLVLITQMLQPTVLVTGLIRQFFALGINDTWLAMILVNAAFNLSFAVWILHSFFAAIPVEIEEAAQLDGLNRWQILTKVSLPLVWPGIVTATIFTIVACWNEFAASLVVLTTPENQPLSVALTKFVGQYDTAWQYVFAISTVGIVPVVILFALIEKRLVAGLTAGSVK encoded by the coding sequence ATGACCGCCGAGACCGAGGTCCGCGTGCTGGACGAAAAGCCCACCGCCACAACCGAAGAAGCGCCCGTCCGGGCGAAGCGCCGCCGCTGGGAGCTGACGGCGATCGGCGTCGTGATCGCGCTGATCTTCCTGACGCCGTTCGTCGTGATGGTGCTCGGCTCGCTGAAGAGCCGGGCCGAGATCTTGCGTATCCCACCGACCTACCTGCCGCAGACGTGGCATCCGGACAACTACGCGACGATGTGGGACACCCCCGAGACGCCGCTGCCGTTCAACATGGTCAGCACCGTCGTCATCGCCGTGAGCGCCACGGTGCTCGTGCTGCTCGTCGCGATCCCGGCCGCGTATCACACGGCGCGACACCGCTTTCCGGGTCGCGCGGCGTTCCTGGGTCTGGTGTTGATCACGCAGATGTTGCAGCCCACGGTGCTGGTGACCGGCCTGATCCGGCAGTTCTTCGCGCTGGGCATCAACGACACCTGGCTGGCCATGATCCTGGTGAACGCCGCGTTCAACCTGTCGTTCGCGGTGTGGATCCTGCACAGCTTCTTCGCCGCGATCCCGGTGGAGATCGAGGAGGCGGCCCAGCTCGACGGGCTGAACCGCTGGCAGATCCTGACCAAGGTCAGTCTGCCGCTGGTCTGGCCGGGCATCGTCACCGCCACCATCTTCACGATCGTCGCGTGCTGGAACGAGTTCGCGGCCAGCCTGGTGGTGCTGACCACGCCGGAGAATCAGCCGCTCTCGGTGGCGCTGACCAAGTTCGTCGGCCAGTACGACACGGCTTGGCAGTACGTGTTCGCGATCTCCACCGTCGGCATCGTGCCGGTGGTGATCCTGTTCGCGCTCATCGAGAAGCGCTTGGTCGCGGGATTGACCGCGGGCAGCGTGAAGTGA